A section of the Rhipicephalus sanguineus isolate Rsan-2018 chromosome 11, BIME_Rsan_1.4, whole genome shotgun sequence genome encodes:
- the LOC119374004 gene encoding neprilysin-2, translating into MLRYLLKSDTDPCKDFYKYVCDQWPSQQPPSVSYTGADGALAADIEARMHAFLDGPGMSSIQPLFTFWTNCNNQGSVPQDRVLSHVRALGLELPGSRAASSPERLMVLAVTLAQEFGLFALLTVELDSDPEGKAQHVVAVDEPELAWGRMKPPLVTAEDTTQWNMLMRVAQPLALLLLSDLSTVQSVAHSFARITMAMTNVSVANRHISDRMALYEMHSYQELNRLDPLLNGLFGSSQDLRPSSRLLVKAPRFVELVYALLATDREALHQYMVILALLHLAPFLDVPDASSAFLSSLTGEDVTWGTPPRWRVCLRLAERTLPNLMQVAYEQIFKGSPIFDEVMGDIMVDEVRNGLVEFIDSLNILDAWSKIIAKIKVRDTKVYTFYPIVLADPKNLNAYVKKLEQSVTWDGDIMEYYIQLRGFLAQMKERDETLNFFLPRWKHSIFDPECVYYPRRDVVYVPVGFFNLTVPTSPGERMFHVPRAGPRLVGCFFRVVMENTGLYKPEGLWWTEATRAAFQESVACIEDKHNQMILQDGGIDLHDVSRRPNLQGLSDLEDNVGVRISVKVFNDRLFTNRYLNRDYRLPGVEHLSSQQLFFIYLARSHCEVPSVAKSLEDIRCSYKSKGKYRTNLPLSNNHEFADAFQCAPGTVMNPTTQCSVWS; encoded by the exons ATGCTGCGCTACTTGTTGAAGTCAGACACGGACCCATGCAAGGACTTCTACAAGTACGTGTGTGACCAGTGGCCATCACAGCAACCGCCCAGTGTTTCCTACACGGGTGCAGACGGTGCATTGGCAGCAGACATTGAGGCCAGGATGCATGCATTCCTTGATG GTCCGGGAATGTCAAGCATCCAGCCCTTATTCACCTTCTGGACTAACTGCAACAATCAAG GCTCGGTCCCTCAGGACCGGGTTCTGAGCCACGTGCGAGCACTCGGCCTGGAGCTACCGGGCTCACGAGCAGCATCATCGCCCGAGCGTCTCATGGTGCTTGCCGTGACGCTGGCCCAGGAGTTTGGCCTCTTTGCATTGCTCACGGTCGAGCTGGACAGTGACCCAGAGGGCAAGGCCCAACATGTTGTGGCG GTTGACGAGCCCGAACTGGCATGGGGCCGGATGAAGCCTCCACTGGTTACCGCTGAGGACACCACACAGTGGAACATGCTCATGAGGGTGGCGCAACCCCTCGCTTTGCTGCTGCTCTCTGATCTCAGCACGGTGCAGTCTGTAGCTCACAGCTTTGCGCGTATCACCATGGCCATGACCAAC GTCTCGGTAGCCAACCGCCACATTTCGGATCGCATGGCCCTGTACGAAATGCACAGCTACCAGGAACTGAACAGGCTGGACCCG CTGCTCAATGGTCTTTTCGGGAGCAGCCAAGACTTGCGGCCGTCCTCACGGCTGCTAGTCAAGGCACCTCGCTTTGTGGAACTCGTCTATGCGCTGCTGGCCACAGACAG GGAAGCCCTGCACCAGTACATGGTCATCCTGGCACTGCTGCACTTGGCTCCATTCCTGGACGTGCCGGATGCGTCCAGTGCCTTCCTGTCGTCCCTGACGGGTGAGGACGTGACTTGGGGGACGCCACCGCGGTGGCGCGTCTGCCTGCGGTTGGCGGAGCGCACCCTGCCCAACCTGATGCAGGTGGCCTACGAACAGATCTTCAAGGGGAGCCCAATCTTTGATGAAGTCATG GGAGACATCATGGTAGATGAAGTGCGCAACGGCCTCGTCGAGTTCATCGACAGCCTGAATATTCTGGACGCCTGGTCCAAGATCATTGCCAAGATCAAAGTTCGGGACACCAAGGTCTACACCTTCTACCCGATCGTTCTGGCCGATCCCAAGAATTTGAACGCGTACGTCAAGAAG CTGGAACAGAGTGTCACCTGGGATGGGGACATAATGGAGTACTACATACAGCTTCGAGGCTTTTTGGCACAGATGAAGGAGCGAGATGAGACCCTCAATTTCTTTCTGCCGAG GTGGAAACACTCCATCTTTGACCCAGAATGCGTTTACTACCCACGGAGAGATGTGGTGT ACGTTCCCGTGGGTTTCTTTAACCTAACTGTTCCTACAAGCCCAGGAGAGAG AATGTTCCATGTTCCACGTGCCGGGCCACGGCTCGTCGGCTGCTTCTTCAGGGTTGTCATGGAGAACA CTGGCCTGTACAAACCGGAGGGCCTCTGGTGGACAGAAGCGACGCGGGCTGCTTTCCAGGAAAGCGTGGCATGTATCGAGGACAAGCACAACCAAATG ATTTTGCAAGACGGGGGGATCGATCTGCACGACGTGAGCAGGCGCCCGAACCTGCAAGGCCTGAGCGACCTTGAGGACAACGTGGGCGTGCGCATCTCGGTGAAGGTGTTCAACGACCGACTGTTCACAAATCGGTATCTCAACCGAGACTACAGGCTTCCCGGAGTAGAGCACCTGTCCTCGCAGCAACTTTTCTTTATCTACCTCGCCCGG AGTCACTGCGAGGTTCCCTCAGTTGCGAAAAGCCTCGAAGACATCCGTTGCTCGTACAAGAGCAAAGGAAAATACAG GACTAACCTACCCCTGAGCAACAACCATGAGTTCGCTGACGCTTTTCAGTGCGCGCCCGGCACAGTGATGAACCCCACGACACAGTGCTCGGTGTGGAGTTGA